From Zhongshania aliphaticivorans, one genomic window encodes:
- a CDS encoding IMP dehydrogenase/GMP reductase, whose translation MAIKSLISHLIVPAAVSLLVTGCGSDNKSNSSNPAPKSGVFLDAEVGGLSYSASPSGLSGTTNSAGEFSYRDNDTLSFSFGGITVGTAAGQAIVTPRTIAASITSLPSGISAADIALNIAILLQSFDEDGNPDNGITISAATATAAANTTINFGVLPNDFVNDPSLSQLASDTNKTIVSPDAAAEHTGGAIRKKIASSWNIVDAGGVNDQGAIITFFSNGHYVLGIDHNDPNCLDGLEWGSYKINAETGKFSTETVFVDTTGPQGDCGFYEQGAGITADIGLNSDTTIALTNIGGEANDSLNLSLIPVGTGIAGSWLLDEPESDGPIVVNFFSNGKYFMTHVKDGSGGERGLERGTWAVDANTKVLTVSQTLDTNGDAGLSDLGGSPTLELSDTGRLKLTVTAEEIALFDRLPLQDVSKNPVTPQQ comes from the coding sequence ATGGCGATTAAATCACTTATTTCCCACCTTATTGTCCCTGCAGCGGTAAGTCTGCTGGTCACTGGCTGTGGTAGCGACAACAAAAGTAATAGCAGCAACCCCGCTCCCAAGTCTGGTGTTTTTCTCGATGCCGAAGTGGGCGGTTTAAGCTACTCTGCCTCGCCCTCAGGGCTCAGCGGCACAACAAATTCTGCGGGTGAATTTAGCTACCGCGACAATGACACGCTTAGCTTTAGCTTTGGCGGTATTACCGTGGGCACCGCCGCAGGCCAAGCGATTGTCACACCTCGAACGATTGCCGCCAGCATCACATCGCTACCCAGTGGTATTAGTGCTGCCGACATTGCTCTCAATATTGCCATTTTGCTGCAAAGCTTTGATGAAGACGGCAACCCCGACAACGGCATAACGATCTCGGCGGCGACCGCCACTGCGGCAGCGAATACCACCATCAATTTTGGCGTATTGCCCAATGACTTTGTTAATGACCCGTCCCTAAGCCAATTAGCGAGCGATACCAACAAAACGATTGTTAGCCCAGACGCCGCAGCGGAGCACACCGGCGGCGCAATTCGTAAAAAAATTGCGAGTAGCTGGAACATCGTTGACGCCGGTGGGGTTAACGATCAAGGTGCAATAATCACCTTTTTTAGTAATGGCCATTACGTACTGGGTATCGATCATAACGACCCCAATTGTCTAGATGGGCTGGAATGGGGCTCCTATAAAATCAATGCAGAAACCGGCAAATTCAGCACCGAAACCGTTTTTGTTGACACCACCGGCCCCCAGGGCGACTGCGGCTTTTATGAGCAGGGTGCGGGCATAACCGCCGACATCGGCCTGAATAGCGACACCACGATTGCGCTTACCAATATTGGCGGCGAAGCCAACGATAGCTTAAACCTTAGCTTGATTCCCGTCGGCACTGGTATCGCTGGTAGCTGGTTGCTAGACGAACCAGAGTCAGACGGCCCTATCGTTGTTAACTTCTTTAGCAACGGCAAATACTTTATGACCCACGTAAAAGACGGAAGCGGCGGTGAACGTGGCCTAGAGCGCGGTACATGGGCTGTTGACGCAAATACCAAAGTGTTAACCGTAAGCCAAACCCTGGACACCAATGGCGACGCGGGGCTTTCCGACCTTGGCGGTAGCCCGACCTTAGAGCTAAGCGACACCGGCCGCTTAAAGCTAACGGTCACTGCCGAGGAAATAGCATTGTTTGACCGCCTCCCCTTACAAGACGTGAGTAAAAACCCGGTTACACCACAACAGTAA
- a CDS encoding histidine phosphatase family protein — MTADTTGRLCFVRHGQTFANIDKVWHGQTDTELTAEGYEQTRRLGAYFPQYLRADVIYTSPLQRARITAEAIASAFNLTVIHDPRLMEFDLGDWEGKRFADLVTEGDVLEQIIHNPDFTAPNGESQNIVKQRIVAAVDEIAAKHPNDNVIIVAHGVTISIALAHYLDGNTTLWPKYGKHNTAFTEICLRTKQLLSFNKTDHLNE; from the coding sequence ATGACTGCCGATACTACTGGCCGATTGTGCTTTGTTCGCCACGGCCAAACCTTCGCAAATATTGATAAAGTCTGGCATGGCCAAACCGACACCGAGCTAACCGCAGAAGGCTACGAACAAACTCGCCGCTTAGGCGCCTACTTCCCCCAGTACTTACGCGCCGATGTTATTTACACCAGCCCACTGCAGCGGGCACGCATCACCGCCGAGGCAATAGCCTCGGCTTTTAATTTGACGGTAATACACGACCCACGCCTGATGGAGTTCGATCTTGGCGACTGGGAGGGAAAACGTTTTGCTGACCTCGTCACCGAAGGCGATGTTTTAGAGCAAATTATCCACAATCCCGATTTCACCGCACCTAATGGCGAGTCACAGAATATAGTCAAACAGCGAATTGTTGCCGCAGTCGATGAAATTGCCGCAAAACACCCCAATGACAACGTCATTATCGTGGCCCACGGCGTCACCATTAGTATTGCCCTCGCCCATTATCTCGATGGTAATACCACGCTCTGGCCCAAGTACGGTAAGCACAACACCGCCTTTACCGAAATTTGCCTGCGCACCAAGCAATTACTCAGCTTTAACAAAACTGATCACCTCAACGAATAA
- a CDS encoding DUF883 family protein yields MNNSTASNTSTANSRHERTDGAAERVHEAVDRAATIAGMSEERLMVLADELRGHADKLAKSARSRSKEATAAVGDYTRENPIKSIGLAFLMGTILAYIFRK; encoded by the coding sequence ATGAACAATTCGACTGCATCTAATACGTCAACAGCAAATAGCCGTCATGAAAGAACAGATGGCGCAGCAGAGCGCGTCCATGAGGCTGTTGATCGCGCAGCGACAATTGCGGGAATGAGCGAGGAGCGTTTGATGGTGCTCGCAGATGAATTGCGTGGCCATGCCGATAAGTTAGCAAAATCGGCGCGCAGCCGGTCTAAAGAGGCCACTGCTGCGGTCGGTGATTACACTAGAGAAAATCCAATTAAAAGCATCGGTTTAGCTTTTTTAATGGGCACTATTCTGGCGTATATATTCCGTAAATAG
- a CDS encoding DUF1328 domain-containing protein, protein MLGWSLIFFIVALISAALGFGGIAGAATGIAKILFFVFVILFVISMLMQALRGRPPRL, encoded by the coding sequence ATGCTGGGATGGTCACTGATTTTTTTTATCGTTGCTCTCATCTCTGCCGCGTTAGGTTTTGGCGGCATAGCTGGCGCGGCAACTGGCATTGCAAAAATATTATTTTTTGTTTTCGTAATTTTGTTTGTTATCTCAATGCTTATGCAAGCACTACGGGGTAGACCACCCCGTCTTTAA
- a CDS encoding CsbD family protein — MNQDIAEGKWKQLKAQIKEKWADLTDDEIEQAQANNDHFIGVIQERYGIAKDEAEKKFNELKKKVS, encoded by the coding sequence ATGAATCAGGATATTGCAGAAGGTAAATGGAAACAGTTAAAAGCTCAGATAAAAGAGAAGTGGGCCGATTTAACTGATGACGAAATAGAGCAAGCGCAAGCCAATAACGATCACTTTATTGGCGTTATTCAAGAGCGCTACGGCATCGCTAAAGACGAGGCCGAAAAGAAATTTAACGAATTAAAAAAGAAAGTCTCTTAA
- a CDS encoding BON domain-containing protein has protein sequence MTIKKTLAGAIVLSTISITPVLANDWQGKTNDAWLDGKIETALMLNSELNNFEIDTKVNKSKVLLTGTVTSEIEKDLAGQIAENVDGVNSVDNKLEVNPNHKSKVAQTGQNFSRTWHDLSTTAGINIKYAANDDIEATAIDVDTKNGKVMLTGTVKNETAHDLAIEIAKGFDHVTDVEDNLQVVN, from the coding sequence ATGACTATTAAAAAGACATTAGCAGGCGCCATTGTTCTTTCTACTATCAGTATTACTCCAGTGCTCGCCAACGACTGGCAGGGTAAAACAAATGATGCGTGGTTGGATGGAAAAATAGAAACTGCGCTAATGCTAAACAGCGAGCTTAACAACTTTGAAATAGACACCAAAGTTAACAAGTCTAAAGTCTTGCTGACAGGCACAGTAACAAGCGAGATAGAAAAAGATTTGGCCGGGCAAATTGCCGAGAATGTTGACGGCGTGAACTCAGTAGACAACAAGCTCGAGGTAAATCCAAACCACAAAAGCAAAGTGGCGCAAACAGGTCAAAATTTTAGCCGTACCTGGCACGACCTAAGCACAACAGCGGGCATTAATATTAAGTATGCTGCCAATGACGACATTGAGGCCACCGCTATTGATGTCGACACCAAAAATGGCAAAGTGATGCTGACTGGTACCGTCAAAAATGAAACCGCTCACGATCTCGCCATCGAGATTGCCAAAGGTTTTGACCATGTAACAGATGTTGAAGACAATCTTCAGGTTGTCAACTAA
- the rpmG gene encoding 50S ribosomal protein L33 yields MAKKGASDKIRLVSSAGTGHFYTTTKNKRNTPDKFEFSKYDPVVRKHVMYKEAKIK; encoded by the coding sequence ATGGCTAAGAAAGGCGCAAGCGACAAAATCCGTCTGGTTTCCAGCGCGGGTACTGGTCACTTCTACACGACCACTAAGAACAAGCGTAATACTCCGGATAAATTTGAGTTCTCAAAATACGATCCAGTAGTACGTAAGCACGTGATGTACAAAGAAGCTAAAATCAAGTAA
- the rpmB gene encoding 50S ribosomal protein L28 codes for MSRVCQVTGKRPVTGNNVSHAKNRTRRRFLPNLHSHRFWVEAEKRFVTLRVSSKGMRIIDKKGIEVVLADLSARGEKF; via the coding sequence ATGTCTAGAGTATGTCAAGTTACTGGCAAGCGTCCGGTAACCGGAAACAATGTATCACACGCAAAAAACCGCACTCGTCGTCGTTTTTTGCCGAACCTGCACAGCCACCGTTTTTGGGTTGAAGCAGAGAAGCGTTTTGTTACTTTGCGCGTTTCTAGCAAAGGCATGCGTATTATTGACAAAAAGGGTATTGAGGTCGTTTTAGCTGACCTTAGCGCCCGTGGCGAAAAATTCTAA
- the radC gene encoding RadC family protein → MAITDWPVDERPREKLLQRGAAALADAELLAIFLRTGVKGKSAVDLARELLAEHGGLCALMAASQERFCRSHGLGDAKYVQLQAVVEMSRRYLAEDLRQRPVFASAASTRQFLLAQLRQEVREVFAVLYLDNQHGLLVYEPLFYGTIDGAAVYPREIARRALELHAAALIVAHNHPSGVAEPSDADVRITKRIREALALLDIRLLDHCVVAGPEVISLAERGLL, encoded by the coding sequence ATGGCGATCACGGATTGGCCGGTAGATGAGCGGCCGCGAGAAAAACTGTTACAGCGTGGCGCAGCGGCCTTGGCTGACGCCGAGTTGCTGGCCATATTTTTGCGCACTGGGGTTAAGGGTAAGTCCGCTGTCGATTTGGCCAGAGAGCTATTGGCTGAGCACGGCGGTTTGTGTGCGCTGATGGCCGCCAGTCAAGAGCGCTTTTGCCGTTCCCACGGGCTTGGTGATGCCAAGTATGTACAGTTGCAGGCCGTAGTAGAGATGTCGCGCCGGTATTTGGCAGAGGATTTACGCCAGCGGCCGGTTTTTGCGAGTGCCGCGAGTACCCGCCAGTTTCTGTTGGCTCAGCTGCGTCAGGAGGTAAGAGAGGTCTTTGCCGTGCTGTATTTAGACAACCAGCATGGTCTCCTCGTATACGAGCCCCTGTTTTACGGGACAATTGACGGCGCGGCGGTGTACCCGCGAGAAATTGCCCGCCGGGCATTGGAGTTGCACGCCGCCGCCTTGATTGTGGCCCACAACCACCCGTCGGGGGTGGCCGAACCCAGCGACGCCGATGTGCGGATCACCAAAAGAATTCGCGAGGCCTTGGCATTGCTGGATATCCGCTTGTTGGACCACTGTGTGGTGGCCGGCCCAGAGGTGATTTCGCTGGCAGAGCGAGGCTTGCTCTGA
- the coaBC gene encoding bifunctional phosphopantothenoylcysteine decarboxylase/phosphopantothenate--cysteine ligase CoaBC: MKQLSNRHILLGVTGGIAAYKSAELIRRLKDHGADVRVVMTAAAMEFITPLTLQALSGNPVHTTLLDPAAEAGMGHIELARWADVILIAPASADFMARLATGRGDDLLTTLCLATPAIIALAPAMNQGMWRDPATQANVVTLQARNIHLFGPAAGEQACGDIGPGRMLEAEDLAERCAGLFNSRLLDGVHLTITAGPTREAIDPVRYISNHSSGKMGYALASAAADAGARVSLISGPTNLSCPDRVHRIDVVSASDMHNAAMAMMGQCQVFIACAAVADYRPVNCADQKIKKDNDSMHIDLARNPDIVAAVANHAQRPFTVGFAAETQDLLRYARGKLQRKNLDMIVANDVANTSIGFNASDNAVTVLSPDGEQSIAQMGKNQLAVQLIALIAQQFHSSQS; this comes from the coding sequence ATGAAACAACTGAGCAACCGACATATTCTATTAGGCGTTACGGGTGGCATAGCGGCCTATAAAAGCGCCGAGCTCATCCGTCGCCTCAAAGACCACGGCGCCGACGTGCGCGTGGTGATGACTGCCGCCGCCATGGAGTTTATTACCCCTCTCACCCTACAGGCGCTGTCGGGTAATCCAGTGCACACCACCTTACTCGATCCCGCCGCAGAAGCCGGTATGGGCCATATTGAGTTAGCGCGCTGGGCAGACGTGATTTTGATCGCTCCGGCAAGTGCCGACTTTATGGCGAGATTGGCCACGGGTCGCGGCGACGACTTACTCACCACCCTATGCTTGGCCACGCCTGCGATCATCGCGCTTGCGCCAGCAATGAATCAGGGCATGTGGCGCGACCCCGCCACCCAAGCCAATGTCGTCACACTGCAAGCGCGAAACATCCACCTTTTTGGTCCCGCCGCTGGCGAGCAGGCCTGCGGTGATATCGGCCCCGGTCGCATGTTAGAAGCAGAGGATCTAGCTGAACGCTGCGCAGGGCTCTTTAATAGCCGCCTGTTGGACGGCGTCCATCTTACGATTACCGCAGGTCCTACCCGCGAAGCAATTGACCCTGTGCGCTATATAAGCAACCACAGCTCCGGCAAGATGGGCTACGCACTGGCCAGCGCCGCAGCCGACGCGGGCGCCCGCGTAAGCCTCATAAGTGGCCCCACCAACTTATCCTGCCCAGACCGCGTTCATCGTATTGATGTGGTCAGCGCGAGCGATATGCATAACGCAGCCATGGCAATGATGGGACAGTGCCAGGTATTTATTGCCTGCGCCGCCGTAGCGGATTACCGGCCCGTCAATTGCGCGGACCAGAAAATAAAGAAAGACAATGACAGTATGCATATCGACTTGGCCCGCAACCCAGACATAGTCGCCGCCGTAGCAAATCATGCCCAGCGTCCATTTACGGTCGGCTTTGCCGCGGAGACCCAAGACTTATTGCGTTACGCTCGGGGAAAACTGCAGCGTAAAAACCTTGATATGATCGTGGCCAACGACGTTGCCAACACCAGCATTGGCTTCAATGCCAGCGACAATGCGGTAACCGTATTAAGCCCCGACGGGGAGCAAAGCATTGCTCAAATGGGCAAAAATCAATTGGCGGTGCAATTGATCGCGCTGATCGCGCAACAATTTCATAGTTCACAAAGCTAG
- a CDS encoding phosphomannomutase/phosphoglucomutase, which translates to MSKKASTTIPEKLKKASRFSVLQRDIAISAVLCICGIVAAFYWIQNIEEPRALSQRINTVTANSADHQRVIIREAIAQLSTRLKQQADNPELSKLLQSSDLSARNAFEQSLQRAFPEAVDTKVIFIGPQGIADERSETARLRNNIEIDMLRKSLGEDGIVIEAYSHKNDWFISFVTKVDKHGALIITFSAQYFEHMLKSLAGNAVTNELIQTYKTRRDTVIRPANTDYAEAMQSRVLSVPGWTLQVYPQPQTVQNLRSDGTLLWLLCMFCVAAIVASHAIFFVRGFGIARPASSPPKKAVVDKAETDILDLEQALAKKLAANRSRTPNRRDNFPAPDSAPPLPELQQGARKRPGPLAINCFRAYDIRGVADTELNNETCEAIGRAVASEALSRGQSKLLLGRDGRLSSPRIHEALVKGVLGSGVDVIDLGLLATPMLHYACQYFNIGNAIMITGSHNPGHYNGMKISLEFQSLSGQDIQSLRKRIEDQDFEQGQGSLTNDSIEQRYIDRICGDVVIAQTLKIVIDAGNGATAHVAPALFEELGCEVIPLFCETDGNFPNHAPDPTIFENLAALRTAVADNHADIGIAFDGDGDRVAVVTSKGKCPKADQLLMVLAQDMVVRNPGAEILFDIKCSRLLPELIIEHGGRPTMWKCGHSYMKRKMAETGALLGGEFSGHIFFKERWYGFDDGMYTAARLLEILTLSGRSMDDALSNHRALLSSPEIIIPVDEDRKFAIVETFAENQDFAEATLSEIDGLRVDFRHGWGLIRASNTGPAITLRFEADSEAALGRIQNDFKDLLARIDPKLADSL; encoded by the coding sequence ATGAGTAAAAAAGCATCCACAACGATCCCAGAAAAACTTAAAAAAGCTTCGCGCTTTTCCGTACTCCAACGTGACATTGCCATTTCAGCAGTCCTTTGTATCTGCGGTATTGTGGCCGCTTTTTATTGGATTCAGAATATTGAGGAACCCCGCGCCCTGAGTCAGCGCATAAATACCGTCACCGCGAACAGCGCCGACCACCAGCGCGTCATTATTCGTGAAGCCATTGCCCAGCTCAGCACCAGACTCAAGCAACAAGCCGACAACCCTGAATTGAGTAAACTCCTTCAATCCAGTGATCTCTCTGCGCGAAACGCATTTGAACAAAGCTTACAGCGCGCTTTTCCAGAAGCAGTAGACACCAAGGTTATTTTTATTGGTCCCCAGGGTATCGCAGATGAGCGCAGCGAAACCGCAAGGCTGCGCAATAATATCGAAATTGATATGTTGCGCAAAAGTCTCGGCGAAGACGGTATTGTCATTGAGGCTTACAGCCACAAAAATGACTGGTTTATTTCCTTCGTCACAAAAGTCGACAAGCATGGCGCCCTCATTATCACTTTCAGCGCCCAGTATTTTGAACACATGCTCAAAAGCCTGGCTGGCAATGCCGTTACCAATGAGCTGATTCAAACCTATAAAACCCGCCGCGACACCGTTATTCGCCCCGCAAACACCGATTACGCTGAAGCGATGCAAAGCCGCGTCTTATCGGTACCAGGCTGGACCTTGCAAGTTTACCCACAACCCCAAACGGTGCAGAATTTGCGCTCTGATGGCACCTTACTGTGGTTACTGTGCATGTTTTGCGTCGCCGCAATCGTCGCCAGCCACGCCATCTTCTTTGTTCGTGGCTTCGGCATTGCACGCCCAGCGAGTTCACCACCGAAAAAGGCGGTTGTCGACAAAGCGGAAACGGACATCCTCGACTTAGAACAAGCCCTAGCGAAAAAATTGGCCGCCAATCGCAGTCGCACGCCCAACCGTCGCGATAATTTTCCGGCCCCAGACAGCGCGCCGCCGCTGCCGGAATTGCAGCAAGGCGCCCGCAAACGCCCCGGCCCCTTAGCCATTAACTGCTTTCGCGCCTACGATATTCGCGGCGTGGCCGACACCGAATTAAACAATGAGACCTGCGAAGCCATAGGCCGCGCGGTCGCCAGCGAAGCACTCAGCCGCGGTCAAAGCAAGCTACTGCTCGGGCGTGACGGCCGTCTCAGCAGCCCACGCATCCACGAGGCCTTAGTAAAAGGCGTACTCGGTAGCGGCGTAGACGTGATCGATCTCGGTCTTCTCGCCACGCCGATGCTCCACTACGCCTGCCAGTATTTTAATATTGGCAACGCGATTATGATCACCGGCAGCCATAACCCCGGCCATTACAATGGCATGAAGATTAGTCTGGAATTCCAAAGTTTAAGTGGGCAAGACATCCAAAGCCTGCGCAAACGCATAGAAGATCAAGACTTTGAGCAGGGCCAGGGCAGCTTAACCAACGACAGCATTGAACAACGCTATATCGACCGGATCTGCGGCGACGTCGTGATTGCGCAAACCCTCAAAATTGTTATTGATGCCGGTAACGGCGCCACCGCCCACGTGGCACCCGCACTATTTGAAGAATTAGGCTGCGAAGTCATTCCGCTATTTTGTGAGACCGACGGCAACTTCCCCAACCATGCACCCGATCCCACCATCTTTGAAAACCTCGCCGCGCTGCGCACCGCCGTCGCAGACAATCACGCCGACATTGGCATTGCCTTTGATGGCGATGGTGATCGCGTTGCCGTAGTAACATCAAAAGGGAAATGCCCCAAGGCCGACCAACTGCTCATGGTCTTGGCCCAAGACATGGTGGTGCGCAACCCCGGTGCCGAAATTTTGTTCGACATCAAATGTTCACGACTACTGCCCGAGTTAATCATTGAGCACGGCGGTCGCCCCACCATGTGGAAATGCGGTCACTCGTATATGAAGCGTAAAATGGCTGAGACCGGCGCGCTGTTGGGCGGAGAGTTTTCGGGCCATATCTTTTTCAAAGAGCGCTGGTATGGCTTCGACGACGGTATGTATACCGCCGCTCGGCTACTCGAAATACTAACCCTGTCCGGACGTAGCATGGACGATGCACTGAGCAACCACCGCGCCCTGCTCAGCAGTCCGGAAATCATCATTCCGGTAGACGAAGACCGCAAGTTTGCGATTGTCGAAACCTTTGCTGAGAATCAGGATTTTGCCGAAGCCACCCTCTCTGAGATAGACGGGCTGCGCGTTGACTTCCGTCACGGCTGGGGACTGATACGGGCGTCTAACACCGGACCGGCGATTACCCTACGTTTTGAGGCCGATAGCGAGGCTGCGCTGGGTCGAATTCAGAATGATTTCAAGGATTTGCTAGCAAGGATTGATCCCAAGCTGGCAGATAGTCTTTAA